CCAGGAGGAGTGGGTGGAGGGAGCCGGCATCGGCTTGGTGCGCGGCCGGGGCCGGCTGACCGGTCCGCGCGAGGTCACGGTGGAGTACGACGACGGCGGCACGCTCACGCTTTGGGCCCGCCAAGCCGTCGTCCTGGCCACCGGCTCGCATCCCGTCGAGCCGCCGGTGAAGGGATTGGACCAGGTCCAGTACTGGGGTACCCGGGAGGCAACGTCATCGCAGCATGTACCCGGCCGGCTGATCGTACTGGGCGGCGGAGTTGCGGGGACTGAACTCTCACAGGCCTGGGCCCGGCTCGGTTCCGATGTGACCATGGTGGTGCGGCACGACATCCTGGACATGTATCCGGAGCCGGCACGCGAACTGGTCCGGGCAGGGCTGGAGTCCGACGGCGTTGCCCTGCGGACGTTCACCACTCCCGACTTTGTCCGTGGCACTGCCGACGGCGGAGTGGAGATGGGGTTGGAGGACGGCACCGTCCTTGCGGCCGACCGGCTGCTCGTGGCCACCGGACGGACTCCGGCCCTGGCGCATCTGGGCCTGGAGGATCTCGGACTCGACGCCGTGCGCCTGGTTTCCGATGACACCGGGCTCGTGGACGGCACCGACTGGCTCTACGTGGTCGGTGATGCCGCGGGCAAAGTACTGCTGACGCATCAGGGCAAGTATGAAGCGCGTGCCACCGGCTCGGCCATCACGGCACGTGCCCGCGGCGACCTGTCCCCCACCGAAGCGCCGCAGGCATGGAGCCGTGAATCCTCAACGGCTAATCACGTTGCGGTGCCGCAGGTGGTGTTCACCGATCCGGAAATAGCCATGGTTGGCCGGACCGTCGAACAGGCACGGAAGGACGGCATCAACGCATCGGAAACCTCGCTGGAGCTGTCGGTCGCCGGTTCGTCTCTGTTCGCCGACGACTATCGCGGCTGGGCCCAGATGGTGGTGGATGAAGACCGCAACGTGCTCGTTGGCATGACTTTTGCCGGCCCCGGGGTCTCCGAGCTGCTCCATGCCGCCACCATCGCCATCACCGGGGAGGTGCCGTTGGAACGGTTATGGCATGCTGTCCCCTCGTACCCCACCATCAGCGAGGTATGGCTGCGGCTGCTGGAGAAGTACGGGCTGTAGGGAAGGTGCTGCCGGCGTCAGGTCCGCCTGTCAGGCCCGCCGGACAATGAAGTCGGAGATCCGGGCGTCGCGCCCGTCGAGCTCCGCCCACGGTTTGGCCGTCTGCATGACAGTCAGTCCCGAGGTGGGGTAATCGGTGGCCATTTCCATCACCGCGTCCTCGTTCGACTCCACGGACGCCAGACGCATGGCCAGATCCTGCACTCCGGGCAGGTGAGTGATGACGAGCAGGCTGGTCACCGTTTCCGGAACATTATTGATAACGCTGAGGATTTGAGCGGCTGTGGCGCTGTACAGACTGTCCTCGAGCTTGGGGGTTGGCCCCTTGTCGCCCAGTTCCTCGCAGATCCAGGTGCAGGTTTGCCGGGTGCGCAGCGCAGACGAGCACAGGATGAAATCCGGGATGAAGCCGTTTTCCACCATCCAGCGTCCGGCCAGCGGGGCGTCCCGGTGTCCGCGGCTGGACAGCGGCCGTTCATGGTCGGAAACGTCCCGGGGCCAAGCCGCCTTCGCGTGCCGCAGGAGCATCAGCTTTTTAA
This genomic interval from Arthrobacter citreus contains the following:
- a CDS encoding histidine phosphatase family protein, producing MSGHHLKKLMLLRHAKAAWPRDVSDHERPLSSRGHRDAPLAGRWMVENGFIPDFILCSSALRTRQTCTWICEELGDKGPTPKLEDSLYSATAAQILSVINNVPETVTSLLVITHLPGVQDLAMRLASVESNEDAVMEMATDYPTSGLTVMQTAKPWAELDGRDARISDFIVRRA
- a CDS encoding NAD(P)/FAD-dependent oxidoreductase, yielding MTEQSGPDQTGTAAHQRAERRETDVVVLGGGAVGENAAGRVVQGGLDVVLVEPALIGGECSYWACMPSKALLRPGTALHAARSVAGSREAVTGNLQAQAVLDRRDSFTSHWNDSSQEEWVEGAGIGLVRGRGRLTGPREVTVEYDDGGTLTLWARQAVVLATGSHPVEPPVKGLDQVQYWGTREATSSQHVPGRLIVLGGGVAGTELSQAWARLGSDVTMVVRHDILDMYPEPARELVRAGLESDGVALRTFTTPDFVRGTADGGVEMGLEDGTVLAADRLLVATGRTPALAHLGLEDLGLDAVRLVSDDTGLVDGTDWLYVVGDAAGKVLLTHQGKYEARATGSAITARARGDLSPTEAPQAWSRESSTANHVAVPQVVFTDPEIAMVGRTVEQARKDGINASETSLELSVAGSSLFADDYRGWAQMVVDEDRNVLVGMTFAGPGVSELLHAATIAITGEVPLERLWHAVPSYPTISEVWLRLLEKYGL